In Nocardia asteroides, a single genomic region encodes these proteins:
- the metK gene encoding methionine adenosyltransferase: protein MPTSGSRLFTSESVTEGHPDKICDAISDSILDALLTEDPRSRVAVETMVTTGQVHVAGEVTTSAYADIPKIVREKVLEIGYDSSAKGFDGNSCGVNIAIGAQSPEIAQGVDTSHEVRTGGSETTEDEIARQGAGDQGLMFGYANTDTPELLPLPIALAHRLSRRLTEVRKTGVLPYLRPDGKTQVTIEYEGDRAVRLDTVVVSTQHAADIDLDNLLAPDIREKVVDAVLADLALPTLDISNVRLLVNPTGRFVLGGPMGDAGLTGRKIIVDTYGGFARHGGGAFSGKDPSKVDRSAAYAMRWVAKNVVAAGLADKIEVQVAYAIGKAAPVGLFVETFGTEKTDPAKITAAINETFDLRPGAIIRDLDLLRPIYAQTAAYGHFGRTDIDLPWEHTDRADKLRAAAGL, encoded by the coding sequence GTGCCGACGTCTGGCAGCCGCCTGTTCACCAGTGAGTCCGTCACCGAGGGTCATCCGGACAAAATCTGTGACGCCATCAGCGATTCCATCCTCGACGCGCTGCTCACCGAGGATCCGCGCAGCCGGGTCGCGGTGGAGACCATGGTCACCACCGGCCAGGTGCACGTGGCAGGCGAGGTGACCACCTCCGCGTACGCGGACATCCCGAAGATCGTCCGGGAGAAGGTCCTGGAGATCGGGTACGATTCCTCCGCAAAGGGTTTCGACGGCAACTCGTGCGGCGTGAACATCGCCATCGGCGCGCAGTCGCCGGAGATCGCGCAGGGCGTCGACACCTCGCACGAGGTCCGCACCGGCGGCAGCGAGACGACCGAGGACGAGATCGCCAGGCAGGGCGCGGGCGACCAGGGGCTGATGTTCGGCTACGCGAACACCGACACCCCCGAGCTGCTCCCGCTGCCGATCGCGCTGGCGCACCGGCTCTCCCGCAGGCTCACCGAGGTCCGCAAGACCGGCGTGCTGCCCTACCTGCGCCCCGACGGCAAGACCCAGGTCACCATCGAGTACGAGGGTGACCGCGCGGTCCGGCTGGACACCGTGGTGGTCTCCACCCAGCACGCCGCCGATATCGACCTGGACAACCTGCTCGCGCCGGATATCCGGGAGAAGGTCGTCGACGCCGTGCTCGCCGACCTGGCGCTGCCCACCCTGGACATCTCGAATGTCCGGCTGCTGGTCAACCCCACCGGCCGCTTCGTGCTCGGCGGCCCGATGGGCGATGCCGGGCTGACCGGCCGGAAGATCATCGTCGACACCTACGGCGGCTTCGCCAGGCACGGCGGCGGCGCCTTCTCCGGCAAGGACCCGTCGAAGGTGGACCGCTCGGCCGCGTACGCCATGCGCTGGGTCGCGAAGAACGTCGTCGCGGCCGGGCTGGCCGACAAGATCGAGGTCCAGGTCGCCTACGCCATCGGCAAGGCCGCCCCGGTCGGGCTCTTCGTGGAGACCTTCGGCACCGAGAAGACCGACCCGGCGAAGATCACCGCGGCGATCAACGAGACCTTCGACCTGCGTCCGGGCGCCATCATCCGCGACCTGGACCTGCTGCGCCCGATCTACGCGCAGACCGCCGCGTACGGCCACTTCGGCCGCACCGACATCGACCTGCCCTGGGAGCACACCGACCGCGCGGACAAGCTGCGCGCCGCCGCCGGGCTGTAG
- the coaBC gene encoding bifunctional phosphopantothenoylcysteine decarboxylase/phosphopantothenate--cysteine ligase CoaBC: protein MRIVVGVGGGIAAYKACALVRRFTETGHSVRVIPTEAALQFVGKATFEALSGNPVHTGVFADVPEVPHVRLGQEAELVVIAPATADLMARTASGRADDLLTATLLTARCPVLFAPAMHTEMWQHPATVANVATLRSRGAVVMEPAAGRLTGTDTGPGRLPEPEEIFGLATLLLERTDAVPRDLEGRRVVITAGGTREPLDPVRFLGNRSSGKQGYALARVAAQRGALVTLIAGNTIEMAPPAAVDLVHITTADQLKTAVEKHSVGADAVIMAAAVADFRPTSVATTKIKKGAGEPDVIPLTKNEDILAGLVQSRGDGQLPGTVIVGFAAETGDEHGDVLTHARAKLARKGCDLLVVNAVGEGKAFEVDTNDGWLLGADGTEQSLDHGSKALLASRVLDALGPLLR, encoded by the coding sequence ATGCGGATCGTCGTCGGCGTCGGCGGGGGGATCGCGGCCTACAAGGCCTGCGCACTCGTCCGGCGGTTCACCGAGACCGGCCATTCGGTGCGGGTCATCCCCACCGAAGCGGCGCTGCAGTTCGTCGGGAAGGCCACCTTCGAGGCGCTGTCCGGCAACCCGGTGCACACCGGTGTCTTCGCCGACGTGCCCGAGGTGCCGCACGTGCGGCTCGGCCAGGAGGCCGAGCTGGTGGTGATCGCCCCCGCCACCGCCGACCTGATGGCGCGCACCGCCTCCGGTCGCGCCGACGACCTGCTCACCGCGACCCTGCTCACCGCCCGATGTCCGGTGCTGTTCGCGCCCGCCATGCACACCGAGATGTGGCAGCACCCGGCCACCGTCGCGAACGTGGCGACGCTGCGCAGCCGCGGCGCCGTCGTGATGGAGCCCGCCGCCGGTCGGCTCACCGGCACCGACACCGGCCCGGGCAGGCTGCCCGAGCCGGAGGAGATCTTCGGCCTCGCCACACTGCTGCTCGAGCGCACCGACGCCGTCCCGCGCGACCTGGAGGGCCGCCGCGTGGTGATCACGGCGGGCGGGACAAGGGAGCCGCTCGACCCGGTGCGGTTCCTCGGCAACCGCAGCTCCGGCAAGCAGGGCTACGCCCTGGCCCGGGTCGCCGCGCAGCGCGGCGCCCTGGTCACGCTGATCGCGGGCAACACCATCGAGATGGCCCCGCCCGCCGCCGTCGACCTGGTGCACATCACCACCGCCGACCAGCTGAAGACCGCCGTGGAGAAGCACTCGGTCGGCGCCGACGCGGTGATCATGGCCGCCGCGGTCGCCGACTTCCGGCCGACCAGCGTCGCCACCACGAAGATCAAGAAGGGCGCGGGCGAGCCGGACGTCATCCCGCTGACCAAGAACGAGGACATCCTGGCCGGGCTGGTGCAGTCCCGCGGCGACGGCCAGCTCCCGGGCACCGTCATCGTCGGCTTCGCCGCCGAGACCGGTGACGAGCACGGCGACGTGCTCACCCACGCCCGCGCCAAGCTCGCGCGCAAGGGCTGCGATCTTCTTGTTGTGAACGCCGTCGGCGAGGGTAAGGCCTTCGAGGTCGACACCAACGACGGCTGGCTGCTCGGCGCCGACGGTACCGAACAGTCGCTGGACCACGGCTCGAAGGCGCTGCTGGCCAGCCGGGTGCTCGACGCGCTCGGCCCGCTGCTCCGCTGA
- the rpoZ gene encoding DNA-directed RNA polymerase subunit omega produces MTDTTAVPAYDTPIGLTNPPIDELLERTSSKYALVIYAAKRARQINDYYNQLGDGILEYVGPLVEPGLQEKPLSVAMREIHSDLLEHSEGE; encoded by the coding sequence GTGACCGACACCACCGCCGTGCCCGCCTACGACACCCCGATCGGCCTGACCAACCCCCCGATCGACGAGCTGCTCGAGCGCACCTCGTCGAAGTACGCGCTGGTCATCTACGCGGCGAAGCGTGCGCGTCAGATCAACGACTACTACAACCAGCTCGGTGACGGCATCCTCGAGTACGTCGGCCCGCTGGTCGAGCCCGGCCTGCAGGAGAAGCCGCTCTCCGTGGCCATGCGCGAGATCCACTCGGACCTGCTCGAGCACTCCGAAGGCGAGTGA
- the gmk gene encoding guanylate kinase translates to MVGHTRKGRLVVLVGPSAVGKSTVVRCVREQLPELVFSVSATTRAPRPGELDGRDYRFVARAEFDAMIAAGDLLEWADIHGGLQRSGTPAGPVRDALAAGRPVLVEVDLEGARSVRRAIPDALLVFLAPPSWDVLVSRLRSRGTESPEVIERRLETARIELAACDEFDIVIVNDDLTSACEQLVSLFVSTNSSS, encoded by the coding sequence GTGGTCGGACACACGCGGAAGGGTCGGCTGGTAGTACTGGTCGGCCCCTCGGCCGTCGGGAAGTCGACGGTCGTACGTTGCGTGCGGGAGCAGCTGCCGGAGCTGGTGTTCAGCGTCTCGGCGACGACCCGGGCCCCCAGGCCCGGTGAGCTCGACGGGCGCGACTACCGGTTCGTCGCCAGGGCGGAGTTCGACGCGATGATCGCGGCGGGCGACCTCCTCGAATGGGCGGACATCCACGGCGGGCTCCAACGTTCGGGCACCCCGGCCGGGCCGGTGCGGGACGCACTGGCCGCCGGCCGACCGGTCCTGGTCGAGGTCGACCTGGAGGGCGCCCGCTCGGTGCGCCGGGCCATTCCGGACGCACTGCTGGTCTTCCTCGCCCCGCCGAGCTGGGACGTACTCGTCTCCCGGCTCCGGTCGCGCGGGACGGAATCCCCCGAGGTGATCGAGCGCAGGCTCGAAACCGCGCGGATCGAACTCGCCGCTTGTGACGAGTTCGACATCGTGATCGTGAACGACGATCTGACCAGTGCCTGTGAGCAGTTGGTATCGTTGTTCGTCAGCACGAATTCCAGCTCGTGA
- the mihF gene encoding integration host factor, actinobacterial type: MALPQLTDEQRAAALEKAAAARRARAELKERLKRGGTDLKKVLADAENDEILGKMKVSALLEALPKVGKVKAAEIMSELEIAPTRRLRGLGDRQRKALLARFDFDA; this comes from the coding sequence GTGGCCCTTCCCCAGCTGACCGATGAGCAGCGCGCCGCTGCTCTGGAGAAGGCGGCTGCCGCTCGCCGCGCTCGGGCAGAGCTCAAGGAGCGCCTGAAGCGTGGTGGGACCGACCTGAAGAAGGTCCTCGCGGACGCCGAGAACGATGAGATTCTCGGCAAGATGAAGGTGTCGGCGCTGCTGGAGGCCCTGCCGAAGGTCGGCAAGGTCAAGGCGGCGGAGATCATGAGCGAGCTCGAGATCGCCCCCACCCGCAGGCTCAGGGGTCTCGGCGACCGGCAGCGCAAGGCGCTGCTCGCTCGCTTCGACTTCGACGCCTGA
- the pyrF gene encoding orotidine-5'-phosphate decarboxylase, with protein MTAFGERLRQAQRKYGPVCAGIDPHPGLLAEWGLTADPAGLAAFTEICVEGYRGNVALVKPQVAFFETYGSAGLAVLERAVAELRAAGTLVLADAKRGDIGSTMDAYAHAWLADGPLGSDAVTVSPYLGFGSLEPALELAAMNGRGVFVLAATSNPEGPQVQRALAGERTVAQVVVDEAAARNACAAAGSVGVVVGATLERAPELGALNGPILMPGIGAQGGGPESVRALLPAAVLPAVVPAVSRELLRAGPSPRALRARLSELQDAFAFLG; from the coding sequence ATGACGGCGTTCGGCGAGCGGCTCCGGCAGGCACAGCGCAAATACGGCCCGGTGTGCGCGGGCATCGATCCGCACCCCGGGCTGCTCGCGGAGTGGGGGCTGACGGCGGACCCGGCCGGGCTCGCCGCCTTCACCGAGATCTGCGTCGAGGGATACCGCGGGAACGTCGCGCTGGTGAAGCCGCAGGTCGCCTTCTTCGAGACCTACGGCTCGGCCGGGCTCGCGGTGCTGGAGCGCGCCGTCGCCGAGCTCAGGGCGGCGGGCACGCTGGTGCTCGCCGACGCCAAGCGCGGTGACATCGGCTCCACCATGGACGCCTACGCGCACGCCTGGCTGGCCGACGGCCCGCTCGGCAGCGACGCGGTGACCGTCTCGCCCTACCTCGGCTTCGGCTCGCTGGAGCCGGCCCTGGAGCTGGCCGCGATGAACGGCCGCGGCGTGTTCGTGCTCGCCGCCACCTCCAACCCGGAGGGGCCGCAGGTGCAGCGGGCGCTGGCGGGGGAGCGGACGGTCGCGCAGGTCGTGGTGGACGAGGCGGCGGCGCGCAACGCGTGCGCCGCGGCGGGGTCGGTCGGCGTTGTCGTCGGCGCCACCCTCGAGCGGGCGCCCGAGCTGGGCGCGCTGAACGGCCCGATCCTGATGCCCGGCATCGGCGCCCAGGGCGGCGGCCCGGAGTCGGTGCGCGCGCTGCTGCCTGCCGCCGTGCTGCCCGCTGTGGTCCCCGCGGTCTCCCGGGAACTGCTGCGCGCCGGGCCGTCCCCGCGGGCGCTCCGCGCTCGCCTGAGCGAGCTGCAGGACGCCTTCGCCTTCCTCGGCTGA
- the carB gene encoding carbamoyl-phosphate synthase large subunit, with product MPRREDLRHILVIGSGPIVIGQACEFDYSGTQACRVLRAEGLRVSLVNSNPATIMTDPEFADATYVEPITAEFVEKVIAKERPDAILATLGGQTALNTAVALHEGGVLAKYDVELIGADFDAIQRGEDRQKFKDIVAKVGGESARSRVCYTMDEVRDTVAELGFPVVVRPSFTMGGLGSGMAYDHADLDRIAGGGLAASPTANVLIEESILGWKEFELELMRDGRDNVVVVCSIENVDPMGVHTGDSMTVAPAMTLTDREYQKLRDLGIAILREVGVDTGGCNIQFAVNPADGRLIVIEMNPRVSRSSALASKATGFPIAKIAAKLAIGYTLDEIVNDITGETPACFEPTLDYVVVKAPRFAFEKFPGADPTLTTTMKSVGEAMSLGRNFSEALGKVLRSLETKAAGFWTTEDGRWAAAGEGIGAANQADRDRAAVEEILADLRVPTEGRIYQVERALRFGAGIEEVAAASGIDPWFVAEVAGLVELRAELLDAPVLDEPLLRRAKHYGLSDGQLAALRPELAGETGVRVLRHRLGVRPVFKTVDTCAAEFEAKTPYHYSTYELDPAAESEVAPQREREKVIILGSGPNRIGQGIEFDYSCVHAAQTLSAAGYETVMVNCNPETVSTDYDTADRLYFEPLTFEDVLEVYASEAASGTVAGVIVQLGGQTPLGLAQRLTDAGVPVVGTSAAAIDLAEDRGEFGDVLVAAGLPAPKYGTATTVEQAKRIAAEIGYPVLVRPSYVLGGRGMEIVYDEQALEGYITRATELNPDHPVLVDRFLEDAIEIDVDALCDGEEVYLGGVMEHIEEAGIHSGDSACALPPITLGRSDIEAVRRSTIALAKGIGVRGLLNVQYALKDDVLYVLEANPRASRTVPFVSKATAVPLAKAAARIAMGATIAGLRKEGMLPPDGDGGHVPLDAPVAVKEAVLPFNRFRRADGSGVDSLLSPEMKSTGEVMGIDADFGTAFAKSQAAAYGSLPTSGTVFVSIANRDKRAMVFPVKRLHDLKFRILATEGTAEMLRRNGIPCDRVRKHSEHTADAADPGPSIVDLIRDGEVDMVFNTPYGNSGPRVDGYEIRSAAVGVNIPCITTVQGAAAAVQGIEAVINGGIGVRSLQELHSALRG from the coding sequence ATGCCTCGTCGCGAGGATCTGCGGCACATCCTGGTCATCGGCTCCGGCCCGATCGTCATCGGCCAGGCCTGCGAGTTCGACTACTCCGGGACCCAGGCGTGCCGGGTGCTGCGCGCCGAGGGGCTGCGCGTCTCGCTGGTGAACTCCAACCCGGCGACCATCATGACCGACCCCGAGTTCGCCGACGCCACCTACGTGGAGCCGATCACCGCCGAGTTCGTCGAGAAGGTCATCGCCAAGGAGCGCCCGGACGCCATCCTGGCCACCCTCGGCGGGCAGACCGCGCTGAACACCGCGGTCGCGCTGCACGAGGGCGGGGTGCTGGCGAAGTACGACGTCGAGCTGATCGGCGCCGACTTCGACGCCATCCAGCGCGGTGAGGACCGGCAGAAGTTCAAGGACATCGTCGCGAAGGTCGGCGGCGAGAGCGCCCGCTCCCGGGTCTGCTACACCATGGACGAGGTCCGCGACACCGTCGCCGAGCTCGGCTTCCCGGTCGTGGTCCGGCCGTCGTTCACCATGGGCGGGCTCGGCTCCGGCATGGCCTACGACCACGCCGACCTCGACCGCATCGCCGGCGGCGGGCTCGCCGCCTCGCCCACCGCGAACGTCCTGATCGAGGAGTCCATCCTCGGCTGGAAGGAGTTCGAGCTCGAGCTCATGCGCGACGGCAGGGACAACGTCGTCGTGGTCTGCTCGATCGAGAACGTCGACCCGATGGGCGTGCACACCGGCGACTCGATGACCGTCGCCCCGGCCATGACGCTCACCGACCGCGAGTACCAGAAGCTGCGCGACCTCGGCATCGCCATCCTGCGCGAGGTCGGCGTCGACACCGGCGGCTGCAATATCCAGTTCGCGGTGAACCCGGCCGACGGCAGGCTCATCGTGATCGAGATGAACCCGCGGGTCTCCCGGTCGTCGGCGCTGGCCTCCAAGGCGACCGGCTTCCCGATCGCCAAGATCGCCGCCAAGCTGGCCATCGGCTACACCCTGGACGAGATCGTCAACGACATCACCGGCGAGACGCCTGCCTGCTTCGAGCCGACGCTGGACTACGTGGTGGTCAAGGCGCCGCGCTTCGCCTTCGAGAAGTTCCCCGGCGCCGACCCGACGCTCACCACCACGATGAAGTCGGTGGGCGAGGCGATGTCGCTGGGCCGCAACTTCAGCGAGGCGCTCGGCAAGGTGCTGCGCTCGCTGGAGACCAAGGCCGCCGGCTTCTGGACCACCGAGGACGGCCGCTGGGCCGCCGCCGGTGAGGGAATCGGAGCCGCGAATCAGGCGGATCGGGACCGCGCCGCGGTCGAGGAGATCCTGGCCGACCTGCGGGTGCCGACCGAGGGCCGGATCTACCAGGTCGAGCGGGCGCTGCGGTTCGGCGCGGGCATCGAGGAGGTGGCCGCGGCGTCCGGGATCGACCCGTGGTTCGTCGCCGAGGTGGCCGGGCTGGTCGAGCTGCGCGCCGAGCTGCTCGACGCCCCGGTGCTGGACGAGCCGCTGCTGCGCCGGGCCAAGCACTACGGCCTCTCCGACGGCCAGCTGGCCGCGCTGCGCCCCGAGCTGGCAGGCGAGACCGGCGTCCGGGTGCTGCGGCACCGGCTCGGCGTGCGCCCGGTCTTCAAGACCGTCGACACCTGCGCCGCCGAGTTCGAGGCGAAGACGCCGTACCACTACTCCACCTACGAGCTCGACCCCGCCGCGGAGTCCGAGGTGGCGCCGCAGCGCGAGCGGGAGAAGGTCATCATCCTGGGCTCCGGCCCGAACCGGATCGGCCAGGGCATCGAGTTCGACTACTCCTGCGTGCACGCCGCGCAGACGCTCTCGGCCGCCGGGTACGAGACGGTGATGGTCAACTGCAACCCGGAGACCGTCTCCACCGACTACGACACCGCCGACCGGCTCTACTTCGAGCCGCTCACCTTCGAGGACGTACTCGAGGTGTACGCCTCCGAGGCCGCCTCCGGCACCGTGGCCGGGGTGATCGTGCAGCTCGGCGGGCAGACCCCGCTCGGGCTGGCGCAGCGCCTCACCGACGCTGGCGTCCCGGTGGTCGGCACCAGCGCCGCCGCCATCGACCTGGCCGAGGACCGCGGCGAGTTCGGCGACGTGCTGGTCGCGGCCGGGCTGCCCGCGCCCAAGTACGGCACCGCCACCACCGTCGAGCAGGCCAAGCGGATCGCGGCGGAGATCGGCTACCCGGTGCTGGTCCGCCCCTCCTACGTGCTCGGCGGGCGCGGCATGGAGATCGTCTACGACGAGCAGGCGCTCGAGGGGTACATCACCCGCGCCACCGAGCTGAACCCGGACCACCCGGTGCTGGTCGACCGCTTCCTGGAAGACGCCATCGAGATCGACGTCGACGCGCTCTGCGACGGCGAGGAGGTCTACCTCGGCGGCGTCATGGAGCACATCGAGGAGGCCGGGATCCACTCCGGCGACTCGGCCTGCGCGCTGCCGCCGATCACGCTCGGCCGCAGCGACATCGAGGCCGTGCGGCGCTCGACGATCGCGCTGGCCAAGGGCATCGGCGTGCGCGGGCTGCTGAACGTGCAGTACGCGCTCAAGGACGACGTGCTCTACGTGCTGGAGGCGAACCCGCGCGCCAGCCGCACGGTGCCCTTCGTCTCCAAGGCCACCGCGGTGCCGCTGGCCAAGGCGGCGGCCAGGATCGCCATGGGCGCCACGATCGCCGGGCTGCGCAAGGAGGGCATGCTTCCCCCCGACGGCGACGGCGGGCACGTCCCGCTGGACGCGCCGGTCGCGGTGAAGGAGGCGGTGCTCCCGTTCAACCGCTTCCGCCGCGCCGACGGCAGCGGGGTCGACTCGCTGCTCTCGCCGGAGATGAAGTCCACCGGCGAGGTGATGGGGATCGACGCCGACTTCGGCACCGCCTTCGCCAAGAGCCAGGCCGCCGCCTACGGCTCGCTGCCGACCTCGGGCACGGTCTTCGTCTCGATCGCCAACCGGGACAAGCGGGCCATGGTCTTCCCGGTCAAGCGGCTGCACGACCTGAAGTTTCGCATCCTGGCCACCGAGGGCACCGCGGAGATGCTGCGCCGCAACGGCATTCCCTGCGACCGGGTGCGCAAGCACTCGGAGCACACCGCCGACGCCGCCGATCCGGGCCCGTCGATCGTCGACCTGATCCGGGACGGCGAGGTCGACATGGTGTTCAACACCCCGTACGGCAACTCCGGGCCGCGCGTGGACGGCTACGAGATCCGCAGCGCGGCGGTCGGGGTGAACATCCCGTGCATCACCACCGTGCAGGGCGCCGCCGCCGCGGTGCAGGGCATCGAGGCCGTCATCAACGGCGGCATCGGGGTGCGCTCGCTGCAGGAACTGCACTCGGCGCTGCGCGGATGA
- the carA gene encoding glutamine-hydrolyzing carbamoyl-phosphate synthase small subunit, translated as MTGQQAALVLEDGRIFRGTAYGAVGQTLGEAVFCTAMTGYQETLTDPSYHRQIVVATAPQIGNTGWNDEDDESGKIWVAGYAVRDPARRASNWRATTTLPEELAKQDVVGIAGIDTRALVRHLRTRGSMKAGIFSGPALAGADELVARVTGQDSMLGADLADEVSTDAVYTIEPVGGHRHTVVAVDLGIKTNTPRMFAERGIRVHVVPATTSLEHILELSPDGVFLSNGPGDPATQDGAVALTQGVLERGLPLFGICFGNQILGRALGRGTYKMKFGHRGINIPVLEHETGRVSITAQNHGFALEGERGEQFDTPFGRAEVSHVCANDGAVEGVRLVNGRAFSVQYHPEAAAGPHDAAYLFDRFSGLLEGA; from the coding sequence ATGACAGGACAGCAAGCGGCGCTGGTGCTGGAGGACGGCCGGATTTTCCGCGGCACCGCCTACGGCGCCGTCGGCCAGACGCTCGGCGAGGCGGTCTTCTGCACCGCCATGACCGGGTACCAGGAGACCCTCACCGACCCCAGCTACCACCGCCAGATCGTGGTGGCGACCGCCCCGCAGATCGGCAACACCGGCTGGAACGACGAGGACGACGAGTCCGGGAAGATCTGGGTCGCAGGCTACGCCGTGCGCGACCCGGCGCGCCGCGCCTCCAACTGGCGCGCCACCACCACGCTCCCGGAGGAGCTGGCGAAGCAGGATGTCGTCGGCATCGCGGGCATCGACACCCGCGCGCTGGTCAGGCACCTGCGCACGCGCGGCTCGATGAAGGCGGGCATCTTCTCCGGCCCGGCGCTCGCGGGCGCCGACGAGCTGGTGGCGAGGGTCACCGGCCAGGACTCGATGCTCGGCGCCGACCTGGCCGACGAGGTCAGCACCGACGCCGTCTACACCATCGAGCCGGTGGGCGGGCACAGGCACACCGTGGTCGCGGTCGACCTCGGCATCAAGACCAACACCCCGCGGATGTTCGCCGAGCGCGGCATCCGGGTGCACGTGGTCCCGGCGACCACCTCGCTGGAGCACATCCTGGAGCTGAGCCCGGACGGGGTCTTCCTCTCCAACGGCCCCGGCGACCCGGCCACCCAGGACGGCGCGGTCGCGCTCACGCAGGGTGTGCTGGAGCGCGGGCTCCCGCTCTTCGGCATCTGCTTCGGCAACCAGATCCTCGGCCGGGCCCTCGGCCGCGGCACCTACAAGATGAAGTTCGGGCACCGCGGCATCAACATCCCGGTGCTCGAGCACGAGACCGGGCGCGTCTCGATCACCGCGCAGAACCACGGCTTCGCGCTGGAGGGGGAGCGCGGCGAGCAGTTCGACACCCCGTTCGGCCGCGCCGAGGTCAGCCACGTCTGCGCCAACGACGGCGCGGTCGAGGGCGTCCGGCTGGTGAACGGCCGCGCCTTCTCGGTGCAGTACCACCCCGAGGCCGCCGCGGGCCCGCACGACGCCGCGTATCTCTTCGATCGGTTCTCCGGTCTCCTGGAAGGAGCCTGA
- a CDS encoding transporter: MERILWVAGLLIFFLLGLYLMYRGWQNRAKRQAERIGELPPVPAELGAQLLEPTTGLYLGSTIAPSWQDRIAVGDLGFRATAELTRFERGILLERSGAPAIWMPQESISVVRTERGHAGKVMTEGGVLVVRWTLPTGTEIDTGFRGDDKTVYPAWTAAPSRPTTGDDEG, from the coding sequence ATGGAACGCATACTCTGGGTCGCCGGGCTGCTGATCTTCTTCCTGCTCGGCCTCTACCTGATGTATCGCGGCTGGCAGAACCGGGCGAAGCGGCAGGCCGAGCGGATCGGCGAGCTGCCTCCGGTCCCGGCCGAGCTCGGCGCCCAGCTGCTGGAGCCGACCACCGGGCTCTATCTGGGCAGCACCATCGCACCCAGCTGGCAGGACCGGATCGCCGTCGGCGACCTGGGCTTCCGCGCCACCGCCGAACTCACCCGCTTCGAGCGCGGGATCCTGCTGGAGCGCTCGGGCGCGCCCGCCATCTGGATGCCGCAGGAGTCGATCAGCGTGGTGCGCACCGAGCGCGGCCACGCGGGCAAGGTGATGACCGAGGGCGGTGTGCTGGTGGTGCGCTGGACGCTGCCGACCGGCACCGAGATCGACACCGGGTTCCGCGGCGACGACAAGACCGTGTATCCGGCCTGGACGGCAGCCCCGTCCCGGCCGACGACAGGAGACGACGAGGGATGA